DNA from Campylobacter concisus:
GCTTCCGCCGTAAAGTAGCGGCGCGCTCGTCTGCTCGCGGATGAAATTTAAAACTCCTTCAATCTGCTCCGCATTCGCACTCTTGCCCGTACCTATCGCCCACACAGGCTCGTAGGCGATCAGCAGCCGC
Protein-coding regions in this window:
- a CDS encoding triose-phosphate isomerase, coding for RLLIAYEPVWAIGTGKSANAEQIEGVLNFIREQTSAPLLYGGSVNVANIGGIAGIKNCDGVLVGTASWDASGFLELISASLADVFK